In the genome of Sander lucioperca isolate FBNREF2018 chromosome 18, SLUC_FBN_1.2, whole genome shotgun sequence, the window ccctaaccctacagaGCACTGATAAGCATGAATGTGaagggaaaataaaaataagtttcCATAAAGCTAATTTTCTCTGAGGCGTGTCCAGTGGCAATTTTAGACCcgtttcatctcagcccccctaaaaattataataaaaacaaattcttGCGTCGCTGTCGCCAATGCTATGtgcctgtaacccagtcaaggaaagttttagttttatatatttattgtttacacctcatcatttcatttgattctGGTAGTCCATAAAAGGactttcttattttcttcatatGTTCAATATTTTCCATTTAGCCTCTGTTATAATGATATATATTGTTATCTGTGAAATTACTGATCTAGCGGGGTAATGTGTCACTGTATcctcacattctcattaggggctgagccccccctaaaggtctgatcctagaatcgcccctgggcgtgtctgactgtgtctgaCTCAAGCTGCCAgcttccacttctgtctgtctgcggcTGCACTTTCAGATGATCGCGACACTTTTAAAGCGAATTGACAGAACTGAATCCTCGCGGAGAGATGAGTTTCTACAGCGATGCGTCTTCCGAGGACCCGAGCGAGCTAGAGACTTTGGGGTAAGACCGTCTGACACTATATTAGTTTGATGTTATCTTAGTTTCCTGCCCTTTACCTGTTACAGAAAACGCTACGCTGCTAGAAGGAAACGAGTCGCTTGCCCCGATTGACATTCTGTACCAGACTCCGTTTACAAATCATGCAATTAAACGTATTCTTACCTATTCCCCAAAATATACACGTTGTAGAACATATGTTCAAAGTAGTCACAAAACAGCATGTCCTGATAAAATCGGCATTATATAATTCCCTACATCGTAGTGCCAAACATTCACTTTTCATTAACGTTACTTTGCAGAGTAAATAGTTGCTGTTGCTGTTCGCAGGTTCTCTGGACTTCATATATACGCTAGGCTACACATTTACTTTACTAGACAATTGCCGTGGAGATGTTTTAACTAATGTTAATGATGTTCCGTTTCCCATAACAAAGGCAGCATTAAACTGCCAAGTTCCTCGTCATAGAGAATGTGTTAAGCTGGTAcactttaataaataaataaataaaaaaacatgtagcCTAATCCTCAAGGTACAAAATGCAACTAATtttattaatgtaatgtaatccaATGAAATAGCTcagctatgattttttttttttgtcttttagtaAGCTGATAATGTCCATTTTTCTAGGTGTGCCTAATATTCTGTTCCCTCATGCATGTTAATGGAGATTGAAGAAACTCTTCTCAGTAGGCTATGAGTCAGTCCAATAACACCTCCACTAACTGCACCtcagtgactacgtttacatgcacaccaatattccactattattttgaatatgacaatattccagaTTTGATTCAGCGCatttaaacagcatattccatttggatattccgaataagctCTTTTTCCGAATTAAGCATTTACTCATACTCTCAGAAGTGCTTgggtttttttacattttttttttttaacactcaGCAACCGTTGatgcaaatgaatgaactttcACATCCCTTTACTAGTTTCCTTTGCATTCGTCTTGCAGTCTGAGGCTTGTTTACTGCGAAAATCATCCCCATTTCATCTGAACATTGTGGAAGGTCACTTTCCCACTAGTGCTGGGCAATAAGTCAGTGTTATAGTTTCTAATTGTAAGAGATATTGCATTATGACAGTATCCCATTATCGTTGAGCagaacacttttgcaaggcactatatccgtgtcacattctcattaaggccctgacacaccaacccgacggatgaccgtcggcagaaaaggcagtcggactgatcagtcggctccccgaggtccaaaaagtgcctcggaacacaccgaagcgacgccgacttgagtgtacgttctgcAAGTGCGCGAGAcctaatacaaaaaatgaaaaccggaaatgacgaatgcgccacgtgggtctggctgaccgataatggcggcttgttcgaaatacgatctcgtattgtactaaaatagttcactgaaacgtgtttctgaaaacattttaagcgagaaataggccgtgcagttgctgaatctgtcttcatttcagatcgacaaaggtcagtttaaaagattttcgtcactcatcccgctcgccatttccgggttagcactccaccaatcagattggtcattgagtccgactgcccgctttccgacccagcaagtcaggtcggccaaaatgaaggccggcggtccctccgacggacgacggcacggaacacacctcgacctcaccgacctcgccagactgtctgacggccgattatcgggttggtgtgtcagggtctttaggggctgagcccccctaaaggtctgatcctagaatcgcccctgaaCATGCGAGACAACATAGAATTACACATTAAATACACACaatataaacatacaaaatacagtAGAGAGTCTACCAAATATACAGGTCAAATGTAGAGTTAATGTTTTGTGTTACTCATTTGGAGTTTTTGATGAAATGCATAACAGTGGAACATATAGTTCATGGGATTGCACGTCACTTTGAGTATGTTATATGTAATGTTgattggtgcatccctattCTAATAAATGCCAGTGTTCGAGTGATTAATGTGGACCAGTGTGTACATCTCCCACAGAACAGGAAGAGGAGATGAGGGGAGAGAAAGGCACACTGTGTGGGTTTCCAACATTTTGGATCATGCTGGAGGAAGAATTTGGCAACTTTGAtgatctctttttttctgcacaATACATTGAATGGATCAAGATTGCCTCTCACTTCACCTCGGTGTTGAGTTACAGCATATttcttgtttatttggttgAAGGTGGTACCACTATGACCTGTCGCGCCATGCTGCTGAGGCCCTTCTCTTGTCAAATGGGACTGATGGAAGTTATCTCCTGAGAAACAGTAATGATGGACCGGGCTGCTTCGCCCTGTCTGTCAGGTCAGTCTGcctatagtctcgctttgccagactggtctggctagtccacatagcactGGTACTttgacaaaatatttacacaatgagatttttgatatataatcatcagtaatgtggatgtaatgactaagtgggtaaaggcaaataatataacagttacaacagtctagtaagttcagaaaatgacatcactttactgtaatgcagcctttaaaaccaggaaaagatgGCAGTTATGCCATAtaacaatatccaaaatctaagacgatatctagtctcatatcacgatatcgataaaATATCggtatattgcccagctctaaccGGTGCCGAACATTTTtgaatgatacccagccctaaagaTGACGTATTtgttatttgaatatttttgcagGTCAACCACTTTGAAAGTGCAACATTAAAATCTGTTTGTCATTTGACACATAGGGCGAAGGATTCTGTCAAGCATTTTCACGTGACGCGCAGAGACAACAGCTACGTGTTTGGGTTTAACGAGTATGCAACCCTTCAAGACTTTGTCAACCACTTCGCTAACCAGCCTCTGCTGGGCAGTGACACAGGTACGCAGCGCTTCAGATCGTCTCACTAACAAGCTTACTGCGTGTTACCAGCTCATACACTGAAACAACTTATTGCTCGGTTGGCTATCTTTTCTGGTTCATAGCTTTCACAGCGAAGGTAATAGTTTCTTTGAGCCTCTTTGAGgtcatacaaaaaaaatcactttttccaGCTCAACTTTGTGTTACAAATGTGGGAAAGGCTCACATACAGTAgatacggaagaggattagggccacatgggAAAAATGTACATAGTTGCGTCCGAAATTCCATATTAACATGCTATATTTAGTAGGCTAAGACTAGATTTTTTACTGTGTCCGAAACCTTAGTATGAAACCAATAGTAAGCGAATTGCATTctaatgctggtaaaatattaCAGTTTGCAATACTGGACACCACGCcagcataaatatcccacaatgcaatgtggtAGTAACGGAAACGTTCATAACAGACAAAAAGGACAGAAACCGAGGAGCTCTGTAACGTCAATAACCCTGctaatttacatttcttcatatttaaaggtgcagtaggtaagccttataaaactaactttctgagaagttgtcaatgttcacatttttgggctaagtcctggatcttcccaatcctacctacggcacctttaaacgACTGTTGGTCTAGTTATTAACCCTTTTAAGTAATGTAAGCATTATCTGGCAATGCCGCCAGAGCGGAGGTCGGCAGGGGTTACGTGATGTAAAAGATGCTAATGAGCTCGCCAGCCTGAGATACGCAGGCCAGGCACTGAGTTCCAAAGCTGCCCGAGGATTTCAGTCTCTTACTTCTGAGGCTGTTGGGTGAAACCTCGTGTCCCTGATAGAGGACATCATGGCCTTTTTAGTGACGTAACATGTCagggtttgaacattaaagggtaatttttttttttttttttttttatcaacctggaccctatttttctatgttttttttgtgtgtaagtgactgattgtaacaacaatctttgaaattggtccagtattagtgtgaacgctgtaaccggcagccatagaccaggctgcaatgtaaccctatggggcaaatgtgaatcgtcaatttggtccactaaaagttaaTTTTCTGCCACTAAAAGGCTCCGATTTTTATTCTAATTGTctaacaacattatggaaaggatccctacagagataggcatttttaaaacctctttaagacctttctgtttatttagaaacagctctgaggtcgccaccagactccattttaaaaaaaaacaaaaaaaaaaaaacagtcaaactcaaacaaaaaatgtaaaatgccaGCGGACAGGTACTACAGGATTGCTTAAAACCCATAACATACTTTTGAAAGTTGATTTTCCAGTGTTGCATGGCGCACAAATGTCACATGAACATAACATTGCAACACGCATTGTTGTAAAATCTCCACTTCACATTTTCCTATTCAACAACAAGAGAAAAGCCTGTTTAAAATAACATGTTTAaaagagccaacatattttcacatgtaaatcggttaACTGTGTTTATTCTATATCTGTTGTGTATGAGGCCTAATTTCTTTGTATGTTTTTCTGAGAGTCAgagtgtgtatttattttagtcattagaaatgtttttaaactgtattttctatgctctgtacagcactttgatttgaaagcgctttataaataaatgtattattattattattattatttcaaccaaaactacagttgtgatggttgggaaaagtggaaagacgacccaaaacggcttttcataatttttctttgtttctgtcgactttgattgaagtgtattttacgaagctaaaattactgtttatttacatagaatctggtggctttagcgaacgcaattttgctgatgtttttacgtttaaaaaaggatcttactctttaactgaAAGGTCGACCTTAGAATCCTTTCCagaatgttgtcagacacttagaatattaatctgagcctgtcggtggcaaaacgagcacatTTGTGAACGTAAATAGAAGCtgcacaattgtcctattaacttacattgtagcttgtttcgccactgccgactgcagcgatctcgtttaatactggaccaatttcaaagactgTGGTTCCCATCAGTcaattagacacaaaaacataggaaaatagtccaggttgaaaaaaaacggaAGTTACCATTTTAATAGTTTTCTTGTGGTCCTCCAAACTGGCTTCCAGTAGAATTTTATTGAATAAAGAGAATTCAATTTTGTGACTTTCATTTTCAGATATTTCTATATCTGAGGATGAATCAATAACATTTCAGTGCAGTGTATTATACACCATAGACAAACGTGTTCTTTATCCTCTGTGGATGACATTAGGGTTTGCCGGCTATTATATACTGCACCTGGTTTACAAAAAAGAGCAGAGGCAGACAAATAGAGGATAGAAATGTTCATTAGTATCTTCATTTTTAGAGAGAACGATATTCTATAACTCGGAGACAAGTCAAACATGCCAGCGGTCAGACAGGCACTACAGGATTGCTTGAAACCCATAACATACTTTTAAAGGTTGATTTTCCAGTGTTGCATGGCGCACAAATGTCACATGAAACATTGCAACATGCATTGTTGTAAAATCCCCACTTCACATTTTCCTAAGAGAAAAGCCTGTTTCAAATGTGCTGTCATAGTAGCTTTAGTCATAAAATAGGAAGGAAAAATACCAGTGGCCATGAGCAGTTAATAATCTATGAGACATAGGGGCTGACAGTGGGCAATAGTTCTTttaccatgttgtttgtgttgttggatGTTGTATTTcctctgtgttttaatgtgagGTAGTCGGGCCTGTAACCTCCCCTCTGCCTCTGAACCAGGAACCCTCATCGTGCTGAAGTGCCCGTACCCGTGGCGTGTGGAGGAGCCATCCATCTACGAGTCTGTGCGAGTTCACACAGCGTTACAGTCAGGCCGCACAGAAAACGATCTGGTGCCCAATGCACCATCGGTATGACACACATCTGTGAGCAGCTGATACCAAATCATATCGAAATACCTCTGTGATGTGACCAAAGTAACCTACAAGAGGGCTCAAACTCCCACTTTCTTTAAGTGAGCCTTGAAAGATAGTTCTGGATTATCTCAACTGGTGCATAGAGCTGAGCATTCAACCACATCTCTCAGTTGTTGGCTCAGTTGTCATCCCACAACCTGAGTTTGGATTTTTTGTCATCAAACTACAAGAGACCACAGTATACAGGAAGAtaaggctgcacaatatgaggaaaacatctaattgcgattatttttgactgatattgcgatatgattcacgatattggagggaatgatcatttgtGTATAATTTTTCTCATTTTCGTTGAAAAATGTTAAAGTAAGTAAAGTCTGTAGGGTATGATTTATAGGCTGGGaagtctctgcagcaccacaacacttcattcagaatggtttgacacatcttttgcctttaacaaatattgccccCCCTccttgcgatttggatattgcactagtccatattgcaaaCACCAGACcctctcagttgtaactgagagtgggtctgggcaagcttcattcacagcgcatttccaaaggggcgtcactaacggacgccgctcaaatgcctctgggcgcaattggatagtccttcaaccaatcagaccaacgatccgggtgacgtagcagcgacagcggcatcaacgggttgctgcgcttcggtggccatTAAGTTGAATGTAAAccaaaagctgcttgccgtcgctgcgctatcgtcatcgtgtaaagcccgccattagttgcagccctagtgagGACCCTCATACACAGAACACAACATCTGTCAGTGAggaggtagtctcgcattgtcagaccttcctccacagcgctaccAAGGatggtctggcgagtccacgcagcattccaggatgggagaaaaacgtgctctggtttattggcatttctttaaaccaatcacaatcgtcttgagcggtgctaagccccggacggagccatggtgccgctgcaacacagacttgggaaggaacttgttttggtggaacatgtgtacgttgaaaagttgttttagtcgtgcaacagaaagattggacagatagtctagctagctgtctggatttaccctgcagagatctgaagagcagttaaccatagtcctcagaaatccacctgagtttagaattccaacacaaagaaagcagaagttaacggacatccggccgaaaagagtg includes:
- the dapp1 gene encoding dual adapter for phosphotyrosine and 3-phosphotyrosine and 3-phosphoinositide, which translates into the protein MSFYSDASSEDPSELETLGWYHYDLSRHAAEALLLSNGTDGSYLLRNSNDGPGCFALSVRAKDSVKHFHVTRRDNSYVFGFNEYATLQDFVNHFANQPLLGSDTGTLIVLKCPYPWRVEEPSIYESVRVHTALQSGRTENDLVPNAPSLGTKEGYLVKQGAIVKSWKQRWFTLNRYELKYFKDKMCEEPIRTLDLKACSAVQFDYSQDRVNCFCLVFPERTFYLCTKTGVEADEWIKILRWKLSQISKGR